The Kitasatospora sp. NBC_00374 genome has a segment encoding these proteins:
- a CDS encoding DUF5667 domain-containing protein, whose protein sequence is MTANVLEHRRAKAFAEALEAHRTERADTGGAAHEGPAGGGSAAMAELLAMAGALGAMPAPELDAQARAVQRAQLMAAFEQEWAGGRTAAAVPRQRRHRAVRAVSRSRWGRRLVIGGLVAGVAVGGFTGAATASTNALPGDTLYGMKRGLEGLQLDWADSDAERGALLLEQASTRLDEAQSLLQRAGSPDTLSPDTVEQVRRALDDMHTEAVRGRDLLRAVYRSNGSLAPMRKLATFADGEDDRWSTLQSRLPDQLTSQAGKVDRLFDDISEDVAPLHLEQPTAAGGSAPGSGADGDQSPGSTDNEPATFGGRPQAPAGTPDARGRNGTTGGGATGGTTPSSAPNGVGNLVNGLTNGLTGGAPGSSPAAGQQGSTGASPAPSGTPTPEGQGLTIPPLLPGLLPGLTLH, encoded by the coding sequence GTGACGGCAAACGTGCTGGAGCACCGGCGGGCAAAGGCCTTCGCCGAGGCGCTGGAGGCCCACCGGACAGAGAGGGCCGACACCGGCGGCGCGGCCCACGAGGGCCCGGCCGGGGGTGGATCGGCCGCGATGGCCGAGCTGCTGGCGATGGCGGGTGCCCTGGGCGCGATGCCCGCGCCGGAGCTGGACGCACAGGCCCGCGCGGTCCAGCGGGCGCAGCTGATGGCCGCGTTCGAGCAGGAGTGGGCCGGTGGCCGGACCGCGGCCGCGGTGCCCAGGCAGCGCAGGCACCGGGCGGTCCGGGCCGTCTCGCGCAGCCGCTGGGGCCGGCGGCTGGTGATCGGCGGGCTGGTCGCCGGAGTGGCGGTCGGCGGCTTCACCGGTGCGGCCACGGCCAGCACCAACGCGCTCCCGGGGGACACGCTCTACGGCATGAAGCGCGGCCTGGAGGGTCTCCAGCTGGACTGGGCGGACTCCGACGCCGAGCGCGGCGCCCTGCTCCTGGAGCAGGCCTCCACCCGCCTCGACGAGGCGCAGTCGCTGCTGCAGCGGGCCGGTTCGCCGGACACCCTGAGCCCCGACACGGTCGAGCAGGTCCGGCGCGCGCTGGACGACATGCACACCGAGGCCGTCCGCGGCCGCGACCTGCTCCGCGCGGTCTACCGCAGCAACGGCTCGCTCGCGCCGATGCGCAAGCTCGCCACCTTCGCCGACGGCGAGGACGACCGCTGGAGCACGCTGCAGAGCCGGCTCCCCGACCAGCTGACCAGCCAGGCCGGCAAGGTCGACCGGCTCTTCGACGACATAAGCGAGGACGTCGCGCCCCTGCACCTGGAGCAGCCGACCGCCGCGGGCGGCTCGGCTCCCGGGTCGGGAGCGGACGGCGACCAGTCCCCGGGCTCGACCGACAACGAGCCCGCCACCTTCGGCGGCCGGCCGCAGGCACCGGCCGGCACGCCCGACGCGCGCGGCAGGAACGGCACCACGGGTGGCGGCGCGACCGGCGGCACGACCCCGAGCAGCGCACCGAACGGTGTCGGCAACCTGGTCAACGGCCTCACCAACGGCCTGACCGGCGGCGCCCCCGGGAGTTCCCCGGCAGCGGGCCAGCAGGGAAGCACCGGCGCGTCCCCCGCGCCGTCCGGCACACCCACCCCGGAGGGCCAGGGCCTCACCATCCCGCCCCTGCTCCCCGGCCTGCTCCCAGGTCTCACCCTGCACTGA
- a CDS encoding lysophospholipid acyltransferase family protein, translating into MTAARDHAMGEAKVIPIESAPSWQGKQGDLADRLAEAVGGALAGRLGDTATRVLGKGWEARAADGLAFLRRRITGDYEVDDFGFDQELTEEVFLSLLRPLAEKYFRVEVRGIENIPAEGGVLIVANHSGTVPLDALMTQVAVHDHHPARRHLRMLAADLVFVLPVVGELARKAGHTLACNEDAQALLERGEVVGVWPEGFKGIGKPFADRYKLQRFGRGGFVASALRAQVPIVPCSIVGAEETYPMIGNFKTLARLLGLPYLPVTPTFPWLGPLGAVPLPTKWTIQFGEPIPTDGYPKDAADDPMLVFDLTDRVRETIQHTLYKLLVQRRSVFF; encoded by the coding sequence ATGACTGCCGCCAGGGACCATGCCATGGGCGAGGCCAAGGTCATCCCGATCGAGTCCGCCCCCAGCTGGCAGGGCAAGCAGGGCGACCTCGCCGACCGGCTCGCCGAGGCCGTCGGCGGCGCGCTCGCCGGGCGGCTCGGCGACACCGCGACCAGGGTGCTCGGCAAGGGCTGGGAGGCGCGCGCCGCCGACGGCCTCGCCTTCCTGCGCCGCCGGATCACCGGCGACTACGAGGTGGACGACTTCGGCTTCGACCAGGAGCTGACCGAGGAGGTCTTCCTCTCGCTGCTGCGCCCGCTCGCCGAGAAGTACTTCCGGGTCGAGGTGCGGGGCATCGAGAACATCCCGGCCGAGGGCGGCGTCCTGATCGTCGCCAACCACTCGGGGACGGTGCCGCTGGACGCGCTGATGACCCAGGTCGCCGTGCACGACCACCACCCGGCCCGCCGCCACCTGCGGATGCTCGCGGCCGACCTGGTCTTCGTCCTGCCGGTGGTCGGCGAGCTCGCCCGCAAGGCCGGGCACACGCTGGCCTGCAACGAGGACGCCCAGGCACTGCTGGAGCGCGGCGAGGTGGTCGGGGTCTGGCCGGAGGGGTTCAAGGGCATCGGCAAGCCGTTCGCGGACCGGTACAAGCTGCAGCGGTTCGGCCGGGGCGGCTTCGTGGCCTCCGCGCTCCGGGCCCAGGTGCCGATCGTGCCGTGCTCGATCGTCGGGGCGGAGGAGACCTACCCGATGATCGGCAACTTCAAGACGCTGGCGCGGCTGCTCGGCCTGCCGTACCTGCCGGTCACGCCGACCTTCCCCTGGCTCGGCCCGCTCGGCGCCGTCCCGCTGCCGACCAAGTGGACCATCCAGTTCGGTGAGCCGATCCCGACCGACGGCTACCCGAAGGACGCGGCGGACGACCCGATGCTGGTCTTCGACCTCACCGACCGGGTCCGGGAGACCATCCAGCACACCCTGTACAAGCTGCTGGTGCAGCGGCGCTCGGTGTTCTTCTGA
- a CDS encoding NAD-dependent epimerase/dehydratase family protein: MGKVVLVTGVARHLGARFAAEIAARPGIDRVIGVDVQPPPGELPADVAFTRVDLRRPAVARVIAEHEVDTVVHLNVSATGSGGRSAVKETNVIGTMQLLGACQKAPGLRRLVVKSTTAVYGSAPRDPAVFAERMQPKALPPGGFAKDAAEVEGYVRGFSRRRPDVAVTVLRFANIVGPAGDTPLSAYFALPLLPTVLGRDPRLQFVHEDDAVEVLRLAAEEPAAGTTNTGTFNVAGDGVLLLSQCARRLGRPTVPLLLPALNLVAGLVRQTRLADMSPEQIQLLSHGRVVDTSRLRETFGFTPRYTTLQAFADFAAAQSAGLLPPERLTAVTDRLAGLLGPDGHHPTTGHHTEEPMPR, translated from the coding sequence GTGGGCAAGGTCGTGCTCGTCACCGGAGTGGCCCGCCACCTGGGCGCCCGGTTCGCCGCCGAGATCGCCGCGAGGCCCGGCATCGACCGGGTGATCGGGGTCGACGTCCAACCGCCGCCCGGCGAGCTCCCGGCCGATGTCGCCTTCACCCGGGTCGACCTGCGCCGCCCGGCCGTCGCCCGGGTGATCGCCGAGCACGAGGTCGACACGGTGGTCCACCTCAACGTCAGCGCGACCGGCTCCGGCGGCCGCAGCGCCGTCAAGGAGACCAACGTCATCGGCACCATGCAGCTGCTCGGTGCCTGCCAGAAGGCCCCGGGCCTGCGCCGCCTGGTGGTCAAGTCCACCACCGCCGTGTACGGCTCCGCCCCTCGCGACCCCGCCGTCTTCGCCGAGCGGATGCAGCCCAAGGCGCTCCCGCCGGGGGGCTTCGCGAAGGACGCCGCCGAGGTCGAGGGGTACGTCCGGGGCTTCTCGCGGCGCCGCCCCGACGTCGCCGTCACCGTGCTGCGGTTCGCCAACATCGTCGGTCCGGCCGGCGACACCCCGCTCAGCGCCTACTTCGCCCTGCCACTGCTGCCCACCGTGCTCGGCCGCGACCCCCGGCTGCAGTTCGTCCACGAGGACGACGCGGTCGAGGTGCTCCGGCTGGCGGCGGAGGAACCCGCGGCCGGCACCACCAACACCGGCACCTTCAACGTCGCCGGCGACGGCGTGCTGCTGCTCTCCCAGTGCGCCCGCCGGCTCGGCCGGCCGACCGTGCCGCTGCTGCTGCCCGCGCTCAACCTGGTGGCCGGGCTGGTCCGGCAGACCCGGCTGGCCGACATGTCGCCCGAACAGATCCAGCTGCTCAGCCACGGCCGGGTGGTCGACACCTCCCGGCTGCGCGAGACCTTCGGCTTCACCCCCCGGTACACCACCCTGCAGGCCTTCGCCGACTTCGCCGCCGCCCAGTCCGCAGGCCTGCTCCCGCCGGAGCGTCTGACCGCCGTCACCGACCGGCTGGCCGGCCTGCTCGGCCCGGACGGCCACCACCCCACCACCGGTCACCACACCGAGGAGCCGATGCCGCGATGA
- a CDS encoding 30S ribosomal protein bS22, with translation MGSVIKKRRKRMAKKKHRKLLKRTRVQRRNKK, from the coding sequence GTGGGCTCTGTCATCAAGAAGCGTCGCAAGCGTATGGCCAAGAAGAAGCACCGCAAGCTTCTGAAGAGGACTCGCGTTCAGCGTCGCAACAAGAAGTAA
- a CDS encoding helix-turn-helix domain-containing protein: MSSGERPLQDVVFLTVAEVASVMRVSKMTVYRLVHSGELPAIRVGRSFRVPEKEVHDYLKESYVRLQSA; the protein is encoded by the coding sequence ATGAGTTCCGGCGAACGCCCCCTCCAGGATGTCGTCTTCCTGACCGTGGCCGAGGTGGCCTCGGTCATGCGGGTCTCGAAGATGACGGTGTACCGCCTGGTGCACAGTGGAGAACTTCCGGCCATCAGGGTCGGCCGCTCCTTCCGGGTCCCCGAGAAGGAGGTCCACGACTATCTCAAGGAGTCCTACGTGCGGTTGCAGAGCGCGTAG
- a CDS encoding phosphatase — protein MTAARAALREHLVRRRLAGPDIPTTRQRNLRSYRLFGQGDPTALMGLAPEGRWGPGAVLGLMADRVGVDPDFGRGQGTDTIDPDRTLDALDRLADLLRAAARRRATVLAGTGHPTRLTEFHTSLARALEAAGCTLLTPARGTRFREPTPDGERNCALDYRGPVAVVRALDGGAARGGRLDRSQGGLLHTHSAQPVRLALAELTHAGQPLPGLVLGDHGWLCGAGRLGVPAGGIADSNDPAPFVGEAEGEVAVVVPVDDGSPPECYRPLSDYVLQRADLAPYKE, from the coding sequence GTGACCGCCGCCCGGGCCGCCCTGCGCGAGCACCTGGTCCGGCGCCGGCTGGCCGGGCCGGACATCCCGACCACCCGTCAGCGCAACCTCCGCAGCTACCGCCTGTTCGGCCAGGGCGACCCGACGGCCCTGATGGGCCTCGCCCCTGAGGGCCGGTGGGGCCCGGGCGCCGTCCTCGGGCTGATGGCCGACCGGGTCGGCGTCGACCCCGACTTCGGCCGCGGCCAGGGCACCGACACCATCGACCCCGACCGCACGCTGGACGCCCTGGACCGGCTCGCCGACCTGCTGCGCGCCGCCGCCCGCCGACGTGCCACCGTCCTCGCCGGCACCGGGCACCCGACCCGGCTGACGGAGTTTCACACCTCCCTCGCCAGGGCGCTCGAAGCAGCCGGCTGCACCCTGCTCACTCCTGCGCGCGGTACGCGCTTCCGTGAGCCCACCCCCGACGGAGAGCGCAACTGCGCACTCGACTACCGCGGCCCGGTCGCCGTGGTCCGAGCCCTTGACGGGGGAGCGGCGCGTGGTGGCAGACTCGACCGGAGCCAGGGAGGACTGCTGCACACCCACTCCGCGCAGCCGGTCCGCCTGGCCCTGGCCGAGCTCACCCACGCCGGACAGCCCCTGCCGGGCCTGGTGTTGGGCGACCACGGCTGGCTCTGCGGCGCCGGCCGCCTGGGTGTCCCGGCCGGCGGGATCGCCGACTCCAACGACCCGGCGCCGTTCGTCGGGGAGGCGGAGGGCGAGGTCGCCGTCGTGGTCCCGGTGGACGACGGCTCTCCCCCCGAGTGCTACAGACCGCTGAGCGACTACGTACTGCAACGGGCGGATCTCGCACCGTACAAGGAGTGA
- a CDS encoding acetoin utilization protein AcuC: MPEAERESPCGLQLYWDEAETGYDFGPGHPMDPTRLALTMRLVEAFGLTAGPGVTVRAAPAAGDSTLRLVHTAEYVQAVRRVAADPALSDARHGLGTDDNWAFPGLHSASALIAGQSVAAAEALWRGETRHAVNFAGGLHHAMPAKAAGFCIYNDPALAIARLLELGAERVAYVDVDVHHGDGVQAAFWNDPRVLTVSLHESPATLFPETGWSTETGGPDAPGSAANLPLPAGTGDAGWLRAFHALVPELLAAFRPQVLVSQHGADTHVEDPLAHLAVSLDAQRMVTEAMHGLAHEHADGRWLALGGGGYAVVDVVPRAWTHLVATAAGRPVDPAAETPADWRAEVYRRTRQQAPLRMTDGVKPDWRDFHDHGYDPGDRLDQAILAARRAVFPHHGLLP, translated from the coding sequence ATGCCCGAAGCCGAGCGCGAGAGCCCCTGCGGCCTGCAGTTGTACTGGGACGAGGCCGAGACCGGCTACGACTTCGGCCCCGGACACCCGATGGACCCCACCCGCCTGGCGCTCACCATGCGGCTGGTCGAGGCCTTCGGGCTGACCGCGGGGCCAGGCGTCACCGTCCGCGCCGCCCCGGCCGCCGGGGACTCCACCCTGCGCCTGGTGCACACCGCCGAGTACGTGCAGGCCGTCCGCCGGGTGGCCGCCGACCCGGCGCTGAGCGATGCCCGGCACGGTCTGGGCACCGACGACAACTGGGCCTTCCCCGGCCTGCACTCGGCGTCCGCGCTGATCGCCGGCCAGTCGGTGGCCGCCGCCGAGGCCCTGTGGCGCGGCGAGACCCGGCACGCGGTGAACTTCGCCGGCGGCCTGCACCACGCGATGCCCGCCAAGGCCGCCGGCTTCTGCATCTACAACGACCCGGCCCTCGCCATCGCCCGCCTGCTGGAGCTCGGCGCCGAGCGGGTCGCGTACGTGGACGTGGACGTGCACCACGGCGACGGCGTCCAGGCGGCCTTCTGGAACGACCCGCGGGTGCTCACCGTCTCGCTGCACGAGTCCCCGGCGACGCTCTTCCCGGAGACCGGCTGGTCCACCGAGACCGGCGGCCCCGACGCCCCCGGCTCCGCCGCCAACCTGCCGCTCCCGGCCGGCACCGGCGACGCGGGCTGGCTGCGCGCCTTCCACGCCCTGGTGCCGGAGCTGCTGGCCGCCTTCCGCCCGCAGGTCCTGGTGAGCCAGCACGGCGCGGACACCCACGTCGAGGACCCGCTGGCCCATCTCGCGGTCTCGCTGGACGCCCAGCGGATGGTCACCGAGGCGATGCACGGGCTGGCCCACGAGCACGCCGACGGCCGCTGGCTGGCGCTCGGCGGCGGCGGGTACGCGGTGGTCGACGTGGTGCCGCGGGCCTGGACGCACCTGGTGGCCACCGCCGCCGGCCGCCCGGTCGACCCGGCCGCCGAGACCCCCGCCGACTGGCGCGCCGAGGTCTACCGGCGGACCAGACAGCAGGCCCCGCTGCGGATGACCGACGGCGTCAAGCCCGACTGGCGGGACTTCCACGACCACGGCTACGACCCCGGCGACCGCCTCGACCAGGCGATCCTGGCGGCCCGCCGGGCGGTCTTCCCGCACCACGGACTGCTGCCGTGA
- a CDS encoding MFS transporter: MRETGTTGPVVTERLRQARAALAVGFLLQGVTFALLVTCIPEIQDRYGLTDGLLPVFLAAVPVLAGVGSITSERLVKRTSARSVLRVVQPAVCLTLGLTGFGDRLWELGLALGVFGLLIGALDASMNMLGVGLQRRYGRSIMIGFHAAFSLGAIVGAAVAALGAHDDLGLPTLFGGAAVVLIPLALLAGTRFAGRAELGDAVREAAEAAARSIPWKPLLPLCLAMAVACIADATASNYSVKYLTDGLDSPDDVAKLSYLGYMVAMLVGRTLGDRAVQHLGAVAVVRAGAALAALGFLLAALAPGPWAAIAGFTVLGFGICAIIPQVFAAGGRLFPDDSAAGVARVNLFNYVGFLVGSPLVGAIAGASSYRWALLAPTALVLVIIPLSDHFAPAPATTPAPAPATP, from the coding sequence ATGCGGGAAACGGGCACCACCGGACCGGTCGTCACCGAGCGACTGAGGCAGGCCCGTGCGGCCCTCGCCGTCGGCTTCCTCCTGCAGGGCGTGACCTTCGCGCTGCTGGTCACCTGCATCCCGGAGATCCAGGACCGCTACGGGCTGACCGACGGCCTGCTGCCGGTCTTCCTGGCGGCCGTGCCGGTGCTCGCCGGGGTCGGCTCGATCACCTCGGAGCGGCTGGTCAAGCGGACCAGCGCCCGGTCCGTCCTGCGGGTCGTCCAGCCCGCCGTCTGTCTGACCCTCGGCCTGACCGGCTTCGGCGACCGGCTGTGGGAACTCGGCCTCGCGCTCGGCGTGTTCGGCCTGCTGATCGGCGCGCTCGACGCCTCGATGAACATGCTCGGCGTCGGCCTCCAGCGCCGGTACGGCCGCAGCATCATGATCGGCTTCCATGCGGCGTTCAGCCTCGGTGCCATCGTCGGGGCCGCCGTCGCGGCGCTCGGCGCGCACGACGACCTGGGGCTGCCCACCCTGTTCGGTGGCGCGGCCGTCGTCCTGATCCCGCTCGCCCTGCTGGCCGGCACCCGGTTCGCCGGCCGGGCCGAACTCGGCGACGCCGTCCGGGAGGCCGCCGAGGCCGCCGCCCGCTCGATCCCGTGGAAGCCGCTGCTCCCGCTCTGCCTGGCCATGGCGGTCGCGTGCATCGCCGACGCCACGGCCTCCAACTACAGCGTCAAGTACCTCACCGACGGTCTGGACAGCCCGGACGACGTCGCCAAGCTCTCCTACCTCGGCTACATGGTCGCGATGCTGGTCGGCCGCACCCTCGGCGACCGTGCCGTGCAGCACCTGGGCGCCGTCGCCGTGGTCCGGGCGGGGGCCGCGCTGGCCGCGCTTGGGTTCCTGCTGGCCGCCCTGGCGCCCGGGCCGTGGGCCGCGATCGCCGGGTTCACCGTGCTGGGATTCGGCATCTGCGCGATCATCCCGCAGGTCTTCGCGGCCGGCGGCCGGCTCTTCCCGGACGACTCGGCCGCGGGGGTGGCCCGGGTCAACCTGTTCAACTACGTGGGCTTCCTGGTCGGCTCCCCGCTGGTCGGCGCGATCGCCGGCGCCAGTTCGTACCGCTGGGCGCTGCTCGCCCCGACGGCCCTGGTGCTCGTGATCATCCCGCTCTCCGACCACTTCGCCCCGGCGCCGGCCACGACACCGGCACCGGCGCCCGCCACGCCTTAG
- a CDS encoding HAD family hydrolase: protein MSYDLVIFDNDGVLVDSEPISNRVLAEFLTELGFPTTVEDSYRDYMGCAAHKVHDVIGERHGASLPEGFDDLFHARVFAAFAEELAPVRGAERLLKSLQQRGVPYCLASSAHHSWIRTALDLTGLRGLHEEERIFSAQDVGVGKPAPDLFLHAARTLGVPPDRCLVIEDSPNGVLAARAAGMDVYGHAALTDPARLTAAGATGLLADLDEVLDLLAY from the coding sequence GTGAGTTACGACCTGGTGATCTTCGACAACGACGGCGTCCTGGTGGACAGCGAGCCGATCTCCAACCGGGTGCTGGCCGAGTTCCTGACCGAACTCGGCTTTCCCACCACGGTCGAGGACTCGTATCGGGACTACATGGGCTGCGCCGCGCACAAGGTGCACGACGTGATCGGCGAGCGCCACGGCGCCTCCCTGCCCGAGGGCTTCGACGACCTGTTCCACGCCCGGGTGTTCGCCGCGTTCGCCGAGGAGCTGGCCCCGGTCCGTGGTGCCGAGCGGCTGCTGAAGTCCCTTCAGCAGCGCGGTGTGCCGTACTGCCTGGCCTCCTCCGCCCACCACTCCTGGATCCGGACCGCGCTCGACCTCACCGGTCTGCGCGGGCTGCACGAGGAGGAGCGGATCTTCAGCGCGCAGGACGTCGGCGTCGGCAAGCCCGCCCCGGACCTCTTCCTGCACGCCGCCCGCACCCTGGGCGTGCCGCCGGACCGCTGCCTGGTGATCGAGGACAGCCCGAACGGCGTGCTCGCCGCCCGCGCGGCCGGTATGGACGTGTACGGCCATGCGGCGCTCACCGACCCCGCCAGGCTCACCGCCGCCGGGGCGACCGGACTGCTCGCCGACCTGGACGAGGTTCTGGACCTCTTGGCCTACTAA
- the proC gene encoding pyrroline-5-carboxylate reductase — MTSSATGQKIAFLGTGKIGEALLSGLLRAGKDPADVLVTARRPERAEELASDYGVTAVSNADAAKLADTLILAVKPQDMGVLLHELAPHVATDRLVVSAAAGIPTTWFEDRLAAGTPVVRVMPNTPVLVDEGMSVISGGSHATEAHLVRTEEIFRSVGKALRVPESQQDAATALSGSGPAYFYFLVEAMIDAGILLGLPRTVAHDLIVQSAIGASIMLRDSGEHPVKLREAVTSPAGTTIAAIRELENHGVRAAMLGALEAARDRSRELAGGGK, encoded by the coding sequence ATGACCAGCAGTGCGACCGGACAGAAGATCGCCTTCCTCGGCACCGGCAAGATCGGAGAGGCTCTGCTCTCCGGCCTGCTGCGGGCCGGCAAGGATCCGGCGGACGTCCTGGTGACCGCCCGCCGCCCGGAGCGCGCGGAGGAGCTGGCCTCGGACTACGGCGTCACCGCCGTCTCCAACGCGGACGCCGCCAAGCTGGCCGACACCCTGATCCTGGCCGTGAAGCCGCAGGACATGGGGGTGCTGCTGCACGAGCTGGCCCCGCACGTCGCCACCGACCGGCTGGTCGTCTCGGCCGCCGCCGGTATCCCGACGACCTGGTTCGAGGACCGGCTGGCCGCCGGTACGCCGGTGGTCCGGGTGATGCCCAACACGCCCGTTCTGGTGGACGAGGGGATGAGCGTGATCTCCGGCGGCTCGCACGCCACCGAGGCGCACCTGGTCCGCACCGAGGAGATCTTCCGCTCGGTCGGCAAGGCGCTGCGCGTGCCGGAGTCCCAGCAGGACGCGGCGACCGCGCTCTCCGGCTCCGGGCCGGCCTACTTCTACTTCCTGGTCGAGGCGATGATCGACGCCGGCATCCTGCTGGGCCTGCCCCGGACGGTGGCGCACGACCTGATCGTGCAGTCCGCGATCGGCGCCTCGATCATGCTGCGGGACTCCGGCGAGCACCCGGTGAAGCTGCGCGAGGCCGTCACCTCCCCGGCGGGTACCACCATCGCCGCCATCCGCGAGCTGGAGAACCACGGGGTGAGGGCCGCCATGCTCGGTGCGCTGGAGGCCGCGCGGGACCGCTCCCGCGAGCTGGCCGGCGGCGGCAAGTAG
- a CDS encoding DUF5753 domain-containing protein codes for MLQTPTIAEAVLRAGDPFATEDEIAHRVAARLRRQDRLHGPNPPRFWFILDESALRRPVGGARAMREQLNVLLTVGKVPHVTIQVLPYAAQEHSEMGGSLTLLTLPGQSVVAYEEGSRSGSLIEAQEDVSKRRALYDLLRAQALSPRDSAAMMNAAMEGFGHAT; via the coding sequence TTGCTCCAGACGCCGACGATCGCCGAGGCGGTCCTGCGCGCGGGGGATCCCTTCGCGACGGAGGACGAGATCGCGCACAGGGTTGCGGCTCGGCTGCGACGCCAGGACCGCCTCCACGGTCCCAATCCGCCACGCTTCTGGTTCATCCTGGACGAATCCGCGCTACGGCGGCCGGTCGGCGGGGCGCGTGCCATGCGGGAGCAGCTCAACGTGCTGCTGACTGTCGGCAAGGTCCCGCACGTGACGATTCAGGTGCTGCCGTATGCGGCCCAGGAGCACTCCGAGATGGGAGGGTCGCTGACGCTGCTGACCCTCCCGGGCCAATCCGTTGTGGCCTATGAGGAGGGCAGCAGATCCGGTTCCCTGATCGAGGCTCAGGAGGACGTCAGCAAGCGCCGGGCGCTCTACGATCTCCTCAGGGCGCAGGCCCTGTCGCCCCGAGACTCTGCGGCGATGATGAACGCGGCAATGGAGGGCTTCGGTCATGCGACCTGA
- a CDS encoding DUF397 domain-containing protein — protein sequence MRPDERPAEWRRSSYSNADGGECVEVDDAAPGTVRDSKDPDGPRLAFAPAAWQAFVTAAARGEFGGV from the coding sequence ATGCGACCTGACGAGCGACCCGCCGAGTGGCGGAGGAGCAGCTACAGCAACGCCGACGGCGGCGAGTGCGTCGAGGTGGACGACGCCGCGCCCGGTACCGTCCGCGACTCCAAGGACCCCGACGGCCCGCGCCTCGCCTTCGCCCCCGCCGCCTGGCAGGCCTTCGTCACCGCCGCCGCCCGGGGCGAGTTCGGCGGCGTCTGA